A DNA window from Fodinibius sp. Rm-B-1B1-1 contains the following coding sequences:
- the hemG gene encoding protoporphyrinogen oxidase, which produces MTNKKPSIGILGAGISGLAIAYKLSSKNCPVTVYEKESEVGGAIKTHHENGWLVEKGPNTLMAKSKEIWELLEDLDLMDKSIEAGKTAKKRFIIKNGQPIPLPMSLGSFLKTDLLSISGKFRLLKEPFAATSNTDDESIAQFISRRLGQEPLDYAINPFVSGIYAGDPKTLSIKHTFGSLWEMEQQHGSLFKGMLKKSRNGEKPKRALISFEQGLQQLPLAIADRLGTAVQTGTEIQTVQQHDGQWIVKAQKDGESIHEKHDLIVSTLPVHALGNIFDNLQFNSISDLPYAPLSVVALGFSSDQITHPLDGFGMLIPEVEQYQTLGTLFSSSLFPGRTPDGHVLLTSFIGGARNPELASKGPNTLQSIVLKDVQKLLDISGNPVFTHHQHWPATIPQYTVGYDKYLSAIDQIEKQHPGLFIHGNFRGGVSIPDCITSGFSIARSIVKEVEQT; this is translated from the coding sequence ATGACTAATAAAAAACCATCTATTGGGATCCTTGGCGCGGGCATATCTGGCTTGGCGATAGCCTACAAATTATCTTCCAAAAACTGCCCAGTAACAGTCTATGAAAAAGAGTCCGAGGTAGGTGGCGCTATTAAAACCCATCATGAAAACGGGTGGCTCGTTGAAAAAGGTCCTAACACACTTATGGCTAAATCTAAGGAGATCTGGGAGCTACTTGAGGATCTCGACCTAATGGACAAGAGCATAGAAGCGGGTAAGACAGCTAAGAAACGATTCATTATAAAAAATGGCCAACCCATTCCTCTCCCTATGTCATTGGGTAGTTTTTTGAAGACTGATCTCCTATCCATAAGTGGAAAGTTTCGTTTGCTTAAAGAACCGTTTGCCGCAACTTCAAATACTGATGATGAATCTATTGCTCAATTTATTAGCCGTCGCCTTGGTCAAGAACCGTTAGATTATGCTATAAATCCCTTTGTCTCTGGAATTTATGCTGGAGACCCCAAAACCTTATCTATCAAGCATACCTTTGGGTCGCTCTGGGAAATGGAACAACAACACGGCAGTTTATTCAAAGGAATGCTAAAGAAGAGCCGCAATGGGGAAAAACCCAAACGAGCGCTAATCTCTTTTGAGCAGGGACTTCAACAGTTACCATTGGCCATTGCCGACCGATTAGGAACTGCTGTACAAACGGGAACTGAGATTCAAACCGTGCAACAGCATGATGGGCAATGGATCGTAAAAGCCCAAAAAGATGGAGAATCAATTCACGAAAAGCATGATCTTATTGTATCAACGCTGCCCGTTCATGCCCTTGGAAATATTTTTGATAATCTGCAATTCAACTCCATATCCGACCTACCCTATGCCCCATTGAGTGTAGTTGCCTTAGGATTTTCTTCTGATCAAATTACTCACCCGCTGGATGGCTTTGGCATGCTCATTCCCGAGGTAGAGCAGTACCAAACACTCGGGACTTTATTTTCATCGAGTTTGTTTCCCGGTCGGACCCCTGATGGACATGTCCTGTTAACCAGCTTTATTGGAGGAGCAAGAAATCCTGAACTGGCCTCAAAAGGTCCGAACACCTTACAGTCTATCGTTCTAAAAGACGTTCAGAAACTGCTGGATATTTCAGGTAACCCAGTATTTACACATCATCAACATTGGCCAGCTACCATCCCACAGTATACTGTTGGCTATGACAAATATTTATCGGCAATTGATCAAATTGAAAAACAACATCCAGGTCTTTTCATACATGGGAATTTTCGTGGCGGCGTCTCAATACCTGATTGTATTACCTCAGGCTTTTCAATAGCACGATCGATCGTCAAAGAGGTAGAGCAAACATAA
- a CDS encoding CDGSH iron-sulfur domain-containing protein: protein MEKKIHSYESDDITVEFDSKRCIHSAECVKNLPSVFNPDNKPWVTPEEASAERIKEVVHHCPTGALKYSGTDTEEKPSRKNTITIVPDGPLYLRGDIEIQNAEGETLLEDTRVAVCRCGASDNKPLCDNTHKDIDFEAPAGFQKAKLQPTDSGETSQGKLILKLMDDGPILVEGSYRVHSIANESVNSSKNVAFCRCGQSSSKPFCDGTHKEVGFEG, encoded by the coding sequence ATGGAAAAGAAGATACATAGTTACGAATCAGACGATATTACCGTAGAATTCGACAGCAAACGATGTATTCACTCGGCAGAATGCGTAAAGAATCTGCCTTCGGTGTTCAATCCCGATAACAAACCATGGGTAACCCCAGAAGAAGCTTCCGCTGAGCGGATTAAGGAAGTTGTCCACCACTGTCCCACTGGCGCCTTAAAATACAGCGGTACCGACACCGAAGAAAAGCCTTCTCGCAAAAATACTATCACCATTGTCCCCGACGGGCCACTGTACCTGCGGGGCGATATTGAGATCCAAAATGCGGAAGGCGAAACGTTGCTTGAAGACACACGTGTAGCTGTATGTCGATGTGGGGCATCCGACAACAAGCCGCTATGCGATAATACCCACAAAGATATCGACTTTGAAGCTCCCGCAGGATTTCAAAAAGCAAAGCTGCAACCTACCGACAGTGGAGAGACCTCTCAAGGCAAACTCATCTTAAAACTTATGGATGATGGCCCAATCCTGGTAGAAGGCTCCTACCGTGTCCACTCTATCGCCAACGAATCCGTAAACAGTTCCAAGAATGTAGCCTTTTGCCGCTGCGGACAGTCCTCGTCGAAACCATTCTGCGATGGAACGCATAAAGAAGTGGGATTTGAAGGGTAA
- a CDS encoding DUF6787 family protein: MKKRWGVESFGGLLLILFIFSITGMSTLYVRKLVFGWINIGPATPLWLEIIAWALIVFPAYQLLFLFFGFITGQFQFVWNFEKKSLKRIKNLFVRDDH; encoded by the coding sequence ATGAAAAAGCGGTGGGGCGTCGAATCGTTCGGCGGCCTGTTGTTAATCCTGTTTATTTTTTCAATAACAGGAATGTCGACACTTTATGTACGAAAGTTGGTTTTTGGTTGGATAAATATTGGACCGGCAACACCATTGTGGTTAGAAATTATTGCCTGGGCGCTTATTGTGTTCCCGGCCTATCAGTTGTTGTTCCTCTTTTTCGGTTTTATTACCGGACAATTCCAATTTGTATGGAATTTTGAAAAGAAGAGTCTTAAACGGATAAAAAACTTATTTGTGCGAGACGATCATTAA
- a CDS encoding MmcQ/YjbR family DNA-binding protein encodes MKLKDFKEFCLSFNGVTEDFPFDDDNIIAFKVMGKIFAITNVDEFDGINLKCDPVKAAMLRDLYQEVQPGQHMNKKHWNTIAPEGKLDDELLKEWIKDSYNLVVEDLSRKKQKKLEKMSDD; translated from the coding sequence ATGAAACTCAAAGACTTTAAAGAATTTTGCCTCTCATTCAACGGAGTAACCGAAGATTTTCCTTTTGATGATGATAACATCATCGCCTTTAAAGTGATGGGGAAAATTTTTGCCATTACAAATGTTGATGAATTTGATGGCATAAATCTAAAGTGTGACCCCGTTAAAGCAGCTATGCTTCGCGACCTTTATCAAGAAGTACAGCCGGGCCAACATATGAATAAGAAACACTGGAATACCATCGCTCCCGAGGGTAAATTAGATGATGAACTTCTCAAAGAATGGATTAAAGATTCCTACAACTTGGTTGTCGAAGACCTATCTCGTAAAAAACAGAAAAAGTTAGAAAAGATGAGCGACGATTAA
- a CDS encoding DUF423 domain-containing protein translates to MQKLFLILGSIAMALATALGAFGAHGLKEVLTDEMLDIFETGVRYHFYHAIGLLLLSFAVQFMPNSSLLQWSGWLMIGGILIFSGSLYLLSILGIRWLGAITPVGGLCFIISWILLAMAAWQNL, encoded by the coding sequence ATGCAGAAATTATTTTTGATCCTTGGCAGTATAGCCATGGCGTTGGCCACTGCCCTTGGAGCCTTTGGGGCACATGGACTCAAAGAAGTGCTTACTGATGAAATGCTGGATATCTTTGAAACCGGCGTCCGCTATCATTTTTACCATGCTATTGGATTATTGTTGCTTAGTTTTGCAGTCCAATTTATGCCAAACTCTTCACTTTTGCAGTGGTCGGGCTGGCTGATGATTGGTGGTATTCTGATATTCTCGGGCAGCCTTTACCTATTGTCTATATTAGGGATTCGCTGGCTTGGAGCTATCACTCCCGTTGGTGGACTTTGTTTTATCATCAGCTGGATTTTACTGGCTATGGCCGCCTGGCAAAACTTGTAA
- a CDS encoding SDR family oxidoreductase → MRISILGCGWLGLPLAEQLRDQGHHIKGSTTSKNKLQILKGKKITPFLLELTPNLQCNNCDNFWDADVLVLNIPPGRGRDNVVDYHQKQIKSVINKVNSSSISLVIFISSTSVYPETGGIVSEEDTKAGKASRPTGNALLKAERLLKKQSAFDTTIIRFGGLYGHDRHPVKYLAGRKKLQKGNAPVNLIHQEDCINIIQTVIENDIKGNIFNGVSDGHPPKKMYYPAVARAMDLEPPTFDDDENEEYKIVSNRKLKMMLDYKFRHPNPMDF, encoded by the coding sequence ATGAGAATCAGCATTTTAGGATGTGGATGGCTTGGCCTCCCCTTAGCAGAACAACTCCGTGATCAAGGACATCACATAAAAGGTTCTACAACAAGCAAAAACAAACTCCAGATACTCAAGGGCAAAAAAATAACCCCTTTTTTACTGGAACTGACCCCCAACTTGCAATGTAATAATTGCGATAATTTTTGGGATGCCGATGTGCTTGTGCTCAACATTCCTCCGGGACGCGGCAGGGATAATGTTGTAGACTACCATCAAAAACAGATTAAGTCGGTCATCAATAAGGTAAACAGTTCATCTATTTCACTGGTGATCTTTATCAGCTCTACCTCCGTTTATCCAGAAACGGGAGGTATTGTGAGTGAAGAAGACACCAAAGCGGGCAAGGCATCACGACCCACAGGAAATGCCCTGTTAAAGGCTGAGCGCCTACTAAAAAAACAGTCGGCCTTTGATACGACTATCATCAGATTTGGAGGATTATATGGGCACGACCGACACCCCGTAAAATATCTTGCTGGAAGGAAAAAGCTACAAAAGGGCAATGCCCCAGTAAACCTTATCCATCAAGAAGATTGCATCAATATCATTCAAACAGTGATAGAAAACGATATTAAAGGGAACATATTTAACGGCGTCTCGGACGGACATCCCCCGAAAAAAATGTACTACCCGGCTGTTGCCAGAGCGATGGACCTGGAGCCGCCTACATTTGATGATGATGAAAACGAAGAGTATAAAATTGTATCGAATCGGAAATTAAAAATGATGCTGGATTATAAATTCCGTCATCCCAATCCCATGGATTTTTAG
- the hemL gene encoding glutamate-1-semialdehyde 2,1-aminomutase: MLEKSKKLFERAQQFIPGGVNSPARAFKSVGGTPVFLEKAKGSILTDVDGKEYIDYVGSWGPMILGHAYEPVIEAVKKTAAKSTSFGAPTEVEVKMAELVKQMVPGVDKIRMVNSGTEACMSAIRVARGYTGRDKVIKFEGNYHGHGDSFLINAGSGALTLGQPSSPGVTEGTAKDTLTANFNDLHSVKKLLNEYEGEVAAIILEPVAGNMGCVPPQKGFLSGLRELCDAHDVVLIFDEVMTGFRVALGGAQERYGVTADLVTYGKIIGAGLPVGAFGGKQEIMDVVSPVGDVYQAGTLSGNPLAMAAGYALLTELYENPLHYDELEEKTVKLATGFKDLLQKHEVPFVLNQVGSMMSIFFTEEDEVIDFKTANTTDQAFFKSYFHQMLENGVYLPPSPFEALFLANSLSEDHLKKTLEAADESIKVARKKV; this comes from the coding sequence ATGTTAGAAAAGAGTAAAAAATTATTTGAGCGAGCACAGCAATTTATCCCTGGTGGCGTAAATTCTCCCGCCCGGGCATTTAAATCGGTAGGTGGAACGCCTGTTTTCTTGGAAAAAGCCAAGGGTTCTATTCTTACTGATGTAGATGGCAAGGAATATATCGATTATGTCGGCTCATGGGGACCGATGATTTTAGGTCACGCCTACGAGCCTGTGATTGAAGCTGTTAAAAAAACGGCAGCTAAGTCTACTTCTTTTGGAGCGCCAACTGAAGTTGAAGTAAAGATGGCTGAGTTGGTGAAGCAGATGGTGCCGGGTGTGGATAAAATCCGGATGGTCAACTCGGGCACGGAAGCCTGCATGAGTGCTATTCGCGTAGCGCGGGGCTATACCGGCCGTGATAAAGTCATCAAATTTGAAGGCAATTATCACGGGCACGGAGATTCCTTTCTAATTAATGCCGGAAGTGGAGCGCTAACACTGGGTCAACCCAGCAGTCCCGGGGTGACAGAAGGTACAGCCAAAGACACACTTACTGCCAACTTCAACGATCTGCATTCGGTAAAGAAGTTGTTAAATGAGTATGAAGGTGAAGTAGCAGCTATTATTTTAGAGCCGGTTGCTGGAAATATGGGTTGCGTGCCTCCCCAAAAAGGATTTCTTTCAGGGCTGCGCGAACTCTGTGATGCTCACGATGTGGTACTTATTTTTGACGAAGTAATGACTGGTTTTCGGGTAGCGCTTGGCGGAGCACAGGAACGCTATGGGGTTACGGCTGATTTGGTAACATATGGCAAAATTATTGGTGCTGGCTTGCCCGTTGGAGCATTTGGAGGCAAACAAGAAATTATGGACGTTGTCTCCCCGGTTGGTGATGTGTACCAGGCGGGAACACTTTCGGGCAATCCTTTGGCTATGGCGGCAGGTTATGCGCTGCTCACTGAGCTTTATGAGAACCCTTTACATTATGATGAGCTGGAGGAGAAGACGGTGAAGCTGGCGACAGGATTTAAGGACCTTTTGCAAAAACATGAGGTGCCTTTTGTGCTAAACCAAGTGGGATCGATGATGAGTATCTTTTTTACGGAAGAAGATGAGGTGATTGATTTCAAAACGGCAAATACGACAGATCAGGCATTCTTTAAATCGTATTTCCATCAGATGTTAGAGAATGGAGTTTATTTGCCTCCATCGCCATTTGAAGCCTTGTTTTTGGCTAATTCTCTTTCCGAGGATCATCTGAAGAAAACACTTGAAGCGGCTGATGAATCAATAAAAGTAGCCCGTAAGAAAGTATAA
- the hemB gene encoding porphobilinogen synthase, translating to MSHGQFPYIRGRRLRTSAAMRDMVAEHNLKPADFIAPVFVMEGENEKVEIPSMPDYYRYTLDLLMDEIQELKDVGIRSVLVFAKVPDGLKDNKGTEALNPDGLMQRAVRKVKEQFPKMLVMTDIAMDPYSSYGHDGIVEDGEILNDESVEVLSKMAVSHAKAGVDMVAPSDMMDGRIGAMRKALDKEGFEHTGIMAYSAKYASSYYGPFRDALDSAPGFGDKKTYQMDPANVQEAIKEAKLDEQEGADIVMVKPGLPYMDVIRAVKENVSVPVSVYNVSGEYAMLKAAAEKGWLNEEEAMIEALVGFKRAGADLIATYFAKAASKVLIEQ from the coding sequence ATGTCACACGGACAATTTCCTTATATACGCGGACGACGTTTAAGAACATCGGCAGCCATGCGCGATATGGTGGCTGAGCACAACCTAAAGCCGGCTGATTTTATTGCCCCGGTTTTTGTAATGGAGGGCGAAAATGAGAAGGTCGAAATTCCATCCATGCCTGATTACTATCGTTACACCTTGGATCTACTAATGGATGAAATCCAAGAGCTTAAAGACGTGGGTATTCGCTCGGTATTGGTATTTGCCAAAGTACCAGATGGGTTGAAAGACAACAAAGGTACTGAGGCACTTAACCCGGATGGGCTGATGCAGCGAGCTGTTCGCAAAGTTAAGGAACAGTTTCCTAAGATGTTGGTGATGACCGATATTGCCATGGATCCATACTCGAGTTATGGGCACGATGGTATTGTTGAGGATGGGGAAATCCTGAATGATGAATCTGTTGAGGTACTGTCAAAAATGGCGGTGAGCCATGCTAAGGCTGGGGTTGATATGGTAGCGCCATCGGATATGATGGACGGACGTATCGGAGCAATGAGAAAGGCGCTGGATAAAGAAGGTTTCGAACATACGGGCATTATGGCGTATAGTGCTAAATATGCTTCCAGCTACTACGGGCCGTTTCGAGATGCGCTGGATTCTGCTCCCGGCTTTGGTGATAAAAAGACTTACCAGATGGATCCGGCTAATGTACAGGAAGCTATCAAAGAGGCAAAGCTTGACGAACAGGAAGGCGCCGATATTGTAATGGTGAAGCCGGGACTGCCATATATGGATGTCATTCGAGCTGTTAAAGAAAACGTCTCAGTACCGGTCTCGGTGTATAATGTTTCCGGAGAATATGCTATGTTAAAGGCCGCTGCTGAGAAAGGATGGCTCAACGAAGAAGAAGCTATGATAGAGGCGCTGGTCGGTTTTAAGCGTGCCGGTGCTGATTTGATTGCCACCTATTTTGCCAAGGCAGCATCAAAGGTATTAATAGAACAATAG
- the pruA gene encoding L-glutamate gamma-semialdehyde dehydrogenase: MANAFFEIREPENESYHSYAPGTPEREELRKELDRLKSQEIEIPAIIGGKEVKTDRQQDVVMPHNHGHKLGTVHLCGEKEVEMAIESALEARKEWAEMPWQDRAAIYLKAADLITGPYRYTMNASTMLGQSKTPHQSEIEAVGEFADFLRFNAYYLQEIYKDQPYSPDGMWNRMEYRPLEGFIFAVTPFNFTAIAGNLPLAPALCGNVALWKPATSSIYSSYFIMEVLKEAGMPDGVINFLPGAGADVGNPVLESEHLSGLHFTGSTGTFQHLWKEIANNIEHYNTYPRIVGETGGKDFIFAHESADVDAVVIAAIRAAYEYQGQKCSAASRMYLPESIWPEFRDKFLDEVKDVKYGDVEDFTNFMGAVIDQKAFDNITSYIDYVKESDDGEILFGGNYDDSEGYFVEPTLVLAHDPKFKTMEEEIFGPVLTVYVYEDEKFEETLELCDTTSPYALTGAIFSQDRYALNKMADYLRQAAGNFYINDKPTAAIVNQQPFGGARKSGTNDKAGSAANLMRWISVRSIKETTVPAKDWTYPYMEEE; encoded by the coding sequence ATGGCTAATGCATTTTTTGAAATTCGGGAACCGGAAAACGAATCCTACCATTCGTATGCACCCGGCACCCCCGAACGCGAAGAACTACGTAAAGAATTAGATCGACTAAAAAGTCAGGAGATTGAAATCCCGGCAATTATCGGTGGCAAAGAAGTAAAAACCGATCGCCAACAAGATGTTGTAATGCCCCATAATCACGGGCACAAGTTGGGTACAGTTCACCTTTGCGGTGAAAAGGAAGTTGAAATGGCGATTGAATCAGCCCTTGAAGCACGCAAAGAATGGGCCGAAATGCCATGGCAAGATCGTGCGGCTATCTATTTAAAAGCGGCTGATCTTATTACTGGTCCCTACCGTTATACCATGAACGCTTCAACTATGTTGGGACAATCAAAAACACCTCATCAGTCAGAAATTGAAGCCGTTGGTGAGTTTGCGGACTTCCTCCGGTTTAATGCGTATTATCTTCAGGAAATTTATAAGGATCAGCCTTATTCACCGGATGGCATGTGGAACCGTATGGAATATCGTCCGCTTGAAGGTTTCATCTTCGCTGTAACACCATTCAACTTTACGGCCATTGCCGGAAACCTCCCGCTGGCTCCTGCTCTGTGTGGCAACGTTGCCCTTTGGAAACCAGCCACCTCTTCTATCTATTCCAGCTACTTTATCATGGAGGTATTAAAAGAAGCAGGCATGCCTGATGGAGTTATTAACTTCTTGCCCGGAGCTGGTGCCGATGTTGGCAATCCTGTGTTGGAGAGCGAACATCTTTCAGGCCTCCACTTCACTGGGTCCACCGGAACCTTCCAGCACCTATGGAAAGAGATTGCTAACAATATTGAACATTACAACACCTATCCACGTATTGTCGGCGAAACAGGCGGCAAGGATTTCATCTTTGCTCATGAATCAGCCGATGTGGATGCTGTAGTTATTGCTGCTATCCGTGCCGCTTATGAATACCAGGGACAAAAATGCTCTGCAGCATCGCGTATGTATCTACCGGAATCAATATGGCCGGAATTCCGCGATAAATTTCTTGACGAAGTCAAAGATGTGAAGTACGGTGATGTTGAAGACTTCACCAACTTTATGGGCGCTGTTATCGACCAGAAAGCATTTGATAATATTACCTCATACATCGACTATGTAAAAGAATCTGATGATGGTGAAATCCTCTTCGGCGGTAACTATGATGATTCAGAAGGTTACTTCGTTGAACCGACGCTGGTTCTGGCACATGATCCCAAATTCAAGACGATGGAAGAGGAGATCTTTGGTCCAGTACTTACGGTGTATGTTTATGAGGATGAAAAGTTTGAGGAGACCCTTGAACTCTGTGATACCACTTCGCCATACGCGCTAACTGGTGCTATCTTTTCACAAGATCGCTATGCGCTTAACAAGATGGCCGATTACTTACGACAAGCTGCAGGCAACTTCTACATTAATGATAAGCCAACAGCGGCTATCGTAAATCAACAGCCCTTTGGTGGAGCACGTAAATCCGGAACTAACGACAAAGCCGGTAGTGCTGCCAACTTGATGCGCTGGATTTCGGTCCGATCCATTAAAGAAACGACCGTTCCGGCCAAAGACTGGACGTATCCCTATATGGAAGAAGAGTAA
- a CDS encoding iron ABC transporter substrate-binding protein, whose translation MKNVLKILAVGVAAFFLSSCGQTSDDELVVYSGRSQALVESLVEDFRAQTGIDIEVRYGNDAELLAVLSEEGDQSPADVYWANTTGALANASQKGMLTTLPDSLTSKPASYQSKSGKWVPVTVRFRVLAYNPTAVDTADLPDSVFDLAEMDEFEGRIGWTPTYSSFYDFITALRLTEGNDTAMDWLNNMQNLNPKAYSSNPPMVQAILAGEVDMGLTNHYYVIQTKHGGKEGYFEDHEHYGEEGPNPDANIETYHFKEGDIGNLALVTGATQLQTADNPELAQQFLSFLLSKQAQEYAAQSVNEYPVIDNVSLPDYMWDAKKASQLSPEYDYEQLQQLEGTLNLLREAGLI comes from the coding sequence ATGAAAAATGTATTAAAAATATTGGCAGTGGGTGTTGCTGCTTTCTTCCTAAGTTCATGTGGACAGACATCCGATGATGAGTTAGTGGTGTATTCTGGCCGTAGTCAGGCGCTTGTTGAGTCGTTGGTTGAAGATTTTAGGGCACAAACCGGCATTGATATTGAAGTACGGTATGGTAATGATGCAGAGTTACTTGCGGTGTTGAGCGAAGAAGGTGATCAAAGTCCTGCTGATGTTTATTGGGCCAATACAACTGGAGCATTAGCTAATGCATCCCAGAAGGGGATGTTAACAACCCTACCTGATTCATTGACTTCAAAACCGGCTTCATATCAGTCTAAATCTGGCAAGTGGGTTCCGGTAACGGTGAGATTTCGGGTGTTAGCTTATAATCCCACGGCAGTAGATACGGCCGACTTACCTGATTCAGTATTCGATTTGGCTGAAATGGATGAGTTTGAAGGCCGAATTGGATGGACGCCGACCTATTCCAGTTTTTATGATTTTATTACAGCACTTCGACTTACCGAGGGTAATGATACCGCAATGGATTGGCTGAATAATATGCAGAATTTAAATCCTAAAGCCTATAGCTCGAATCCCCCGATGGTACAGGCGATATTAGCCGGAGAGGTTGATATGGGATTAACAAATCACTACTACGTTATTCAAACCAAGCACGGTGGTAAAGAAGGATATTTTGAAGATCATGAGCATTATGGGGAAGAAGGGCCTAATCCTGATGCAAATATTGAGACTTATCATTTTAAGGAAGGGGATATCGGGAATCTTGCTCTTGTGACGGGAGCTACACAACTTCAGACAGCAGATAATCCCGAACTGGCACAACAGTTTTTGAGCTTTTTGCTTTCAAAACAAGCGCAAGAATATGCCGCTCAATCGGTAAATGAGTATCCGGTAATAGATAACGTTTCATTGCCAGATTATATGTGGGATGCGAAGAAGGCATCGCAATTGAGTCCGGAGTATGATTACGAGCAGCTTCAGCAGTTGGAAGGAACGTTGAATCTGCTTCGTGAGGCTGGATTAATTTAA